The stretch of DNA gatacccgactcatgatctagagttggctgcgggggtttttgcattgaagatttggcagcattacctttacgcagaaaggtgtgaaatctataccgaccataaaagtctcaagtatttctttactcagaaggatttgaatatgagacaaaggcgttggttggaattagtgaaagattatgactgtgagattctttatcaccctgggaaggccaatgtagttgacgatgccctgagcagaaagggtcccgggcaagtagctagtatggttcagatctcacctcagctagcagaggatatggttagatccaacattgagtttgtggtaggtcagcttcacaacttaacgctgcaatctgatctgttggaaagaataaaagtcgctcagatgacagatctagagttagtgaagatcagagatgaggttttggctagtcaagccagggacttttccgtgtcagacagcgggatgcttttgtataaagctagggtttgtgttccgaatagtgtggaactcaggaatgagatttttgaggaggctcattctaccccttattctctgcatcccgacaccactaagatgtaccaagatcttaaaccgtacttctggtggagcggtatgaagaagaattcggtagaattcgtatcgagatgcctcacttgtcagcagattaaggctaaacattagagaccagcagggttgttgcagcctctaaccctaccggaatggaagtgggaagatatcacgatggattttgtggtcgggttacctaggaccacgggtttgtttgattccatttgggtagtggtggatcgatttatgaaatctgctcattttctgcctgttggAACGActtttacagtggatcagttggcagaattgtatgtcagagagatagtaagacttcacgaggtaccaaagtctatagtttcggatagggatccgaagttcacctccaaattttggcagagtttgcagcgagcaatgggtacaaagctaaaattcagtacagcattccatcctcagacagatggtcagtccaaaaggaccattcagatattggaggacatgttgcgagcctgtttATGGATtctgaaggctcatggaataaatatctaccgttgatagaattttcttacaacaacagttatcagagtacaatagggatggctccctatgaactgttatacggtaggaagtgtagatctccaaTTCACTAGAATgtgacaggggagaggaaatacctaggtccagagtcagtgcagcggaccaacgaGGCAAtatagaagataaaagctagaatgcttgcctcacagagtagacagaagagttacgcagatccgaaacgcagagatgttgagttccaagtaggggaccatgtgtttttacgggtatctccgatgaaagggatcaaacgtttcgggaaaagaggcaagttatgccctagatttacaggacctttcgagatactcgagaagataggtcaagtggcataccggttagcgttgcctccagctttatcagcagttcataacgtattccatgtctcgatgttgagaaaatacgtttcagatccctctcatatactcagttttgagagcctagaactgcagccagatatgacttacgaagaacagccagtgcagatcctggacagaaaggataaagtccttaggaataagaccatagcattggtcaaagttctctggagaaacagcaaggtggaggaagccacctgggagctagagtcagatatgagagctcaatatctagagttattcaggttagatttcggggacaaaatccttttaaggggggaatagttgtaaagaccgcttagtttaatttggaaattagcagttaatcacgtttaattatgaaaattatttatagctatttaaataattattatactgttattattgaattcagagatgcatttctatgtcattcagtagttttcatattttgcatttccggtgcccggtaacatggaactcggtgtttggctcagtaaaatcacaacttagtatgttagtagtttgggacggtttattagacattgggaatgtcgggaatggccgggaatttagaatttcccaaaactacccctttagtgttatttatgtgattttagtgtggaggggcaaaatggtctttttgccccattattattttgtcttttagtgattttaataattgaaaaatatatgtgtaattggttattatttggctgaaagtaAATGTGTTAAGTGCCTTAAAAttccattttattcatattttcaacacttagaaaaaatagaaaaaatttcaaaagctctctctctctttttcggccactTGAAGCAGCAAGAAaagttgagttttctcttcattttcaagtgattttcagcaagttAAAGTGATTCTAGTAGAGGTATTTCTTTGTCTAGTtttcttactttgttttcttgaaattttgatgaaaaagatgagtaatgcatgatgattttgatgatgttgctgctgttaattgttgttgttgtttccatgattaaaatgttgatttaagTAGGTTTTATtaggttgaattgcatgctagttattcttgctctagttggatagatttcttgttaaaaagtttggttttcaaagagaaattgtgtgaatttgtggctgtagtgtttgcattaattagggttagttttctgcagtgttattatgcttgaatatgagtttgaatcatgatttggatgcatgttagttgtttttaaccaagtttgagtttagaactcaaagcttgggctttaatggtgattttttgtTTCTGTACTTTCTGggtggatttgatgctttagaaatgttctaggggaggtatagaacaggtctggaggttttggtatggtttggagttgatttgagaaaagtgtgaaattttgaaaatctgcctgcgaggaaccggacgaccggttgtgcatccggaattccggatggggttctgaaatttcccagaaccgaaattccggttgggcaaccggtctaccggttggggaaaatttaggaaccctagttttcatcgattttatgtttttgggggtattgccaagctttttatcgatagggaaacttttagttcctagtttaagtccccgggaaatGATTTAGCGTAttacttatagtgttgtgatttttatggtttaggagtctgtaatccgccgcgcagatagttccagtcaagttgaccggcacacctgaatttggaatccaggtaagattagtataacagtatgcatatgtagattacatgtttagcgtgcatgtaggaagcctgttagattacattagttatgtatgttggcttcgaaccatccaactgtgtcacgtcggtacaggctggagtatgaccagcagccggagtatgaccggttcgaccgatcaggctgacacttaggttggtggttccgtactatttgacgtatcacgtcgatacaggctggagtatgaccagcggccggagtatgaccggttttaccgatcaggctgatactgtaacacgtcggtacaggctggagtatgaccggttcgaccgatcaggctgttacttgtcaatagtaccgtccctatgaacgttcagaactcagtaccgtgttggacacggcagttagggggactcagtatcgtgttggacactgcagttagggttatgatcaggggtatgggcgtctaatcatgaccgggatttatgtatgagtattattatgcttttcttactgagtctgtcgaatCACAGTGTTATGTTTATGTGTatgtaaaggcaaggctagagctgatggaccgtgaacgagcctatgaagattgtacatgtcggggcggttaggcctggagcgtacgatcctcgggacagcaaggctatttttgtaactagtcgctaggcgacaattattttgtatgaacagtaaacttttgtaaatgattttgtaatcgggatcccgagtcttttgtataaatattttacaagtttaattaaaaatcaaaaattttaattaatcatgttttccataaacctcgttgattagcaacgagctgcacagcatgtttaaaaatcacgtaatacgcctatgttagttagggtgttacaatcacCATCATAATCTAACCAAGCACTCCACTCATTGTCCCCACCTAGTTCCATGATGGATAATCCTACACAAATTTGAAAACAtacattataatattataatatacaaaaatatgcaaattgatagctaaaagtaaatatattaaaagacaaaatactaatacGTGATCAATGACTCATGTATTGATAGATTAGTTCACCCATAATCCTTCACCATCATCACGAGATGATATGACATCATCCCCAACGGTGACATCAATAGGTGGTGGAGTGATTTGATGAATTTGTTCATTAAGCATGAGATCATCAACGTTAGACTCTTGATTATCATAATCTTTTGGTTGTGTCGTCAAGACAACTGAGCAGCGTGCATCTAATGGATCGCTCATGGTAAAAACTTGACTAGCTTGGGATTCCATTATCAATCTATAAAACATGTGTCCATTTCAATTCAAGTCCACTAACTTGAATCCAAATTCATCATCTTTAACCCCATTATTACTCCTCACACAATCACAAAGGAAAATAGGGATCCAAAAACTACCGTAATCTAATTCCCAAATTTCTTGAATTACACCGTAAAAGGACATGTTACATTTAATAGGATTTTTGTATTTTGAACTAGATACTTAGAAAGTCTTAGCAATTATCATAACATtgctattttctatttttctagatttatcacaGGCTTGAGTGCAAAATTGAATACTATTTATATAGTATGATTGGTACTTGAGTACATCACATGAACGACCTCGTGATATGGAAAGTACTGTGTTAGAACATTGCTCGGAGATTCACACATTTTCACATATACCTATCAACATAAAAGTTGATTAGTGAGAAAAGGTAAATCAATATATGATGTGTAACAAAACAATAATGTTAATAGTACCTTTTTCTAACCATGTACCGAAATTTTGATAATGTTCATCTTGTACCCATTTTTGATTTTGTGCCTTAGTCGAATTAGTAGTCTTGATCCAATTAAAATGCTCCCTTCAAGTATTTGATGGATTAATTTTTGtttcaatttaatattattattttgttttaactATGAAAGGTTAACTTAAACTTACCCAATGTATGGTTGGACCACGCCAGTATTTTGCAACACAAGCTGGTGCGTTTCTTCACGATTAGGTCGGCTTACaccagaaagaaaaaaaaccctACTCCCTCTACTTATTTCACTATTGACCTGAGTAGGGCAAGAGCCAATGGTAGTAACCTCTTACAAGTAGTTTGAGCATAATTTAATTGTCTCTTCAATGATGTATGATTCAACAATACAACCCCAAGGCCTACTTCTATTTCTGACATAACCCTTCAAGATTTTAATGTATCGTTCAAATGGGCACATCCATCTCAAGTACACAGGTCTACACAACTTCACCTCTCTCACGAAATGCATTATTAGGTGAATCATTATGTCGAAAAAGGAAGGCGGGAAAAATTATTCCAAATAGCACAAAACTTCTACAATTTCTAACCTGAGATTCTCTAATTTAGTCACATCAACCACTTTACAACAAAGAGATTTGAAGAACAAACACAACCTCGTATTTCCATATCTAACTTTCTTAGGCAACATAGAACGAATAGTCACTAGTAGAATGTGTGAAATCAATATATGATGATCATGAGATTTTAGACCactcaaaattaatttgttcaTATCTACCCAATCAGAGACTTTGTAGGAGTACCCTTTAGGTACCTTCACCTGGGAGATAGAACCACACAAAGATTGTTTCTCTGCTTTAGTTAGAGCATGACAAGCTGGTGGTATGAATGTTCGCCGACCAACAACTTGTGGGTGTAAATTGGCCCGAATCCTTAACTCTGTCAAATCTAGGCAGGATTTCATTCCATCTTTGCTCTGCCCAAGAATATTGAACAAGGTATTAAGCAAGCTGTCTGACACATTTTTGTCAATGTGCATCACATCCAGTTTATGACATAACAACAAATACTTCCAATAGTCGAGCTCAAAAAATATTGACTTCTTCTTCCATGGCCCTTGTAGTTCATTTGTAACAACATCACTTTTCTCACAGCGACCCTTTCTTTTCTTTGGAGTTACTTTTCGCTTTCCAAGGTGGAATTGAACTTAATTCAACTTTTCTAACACTTGTTCCCCTTGCAAAGGTGGCGCGCGGTGGTAATTCAAATTCCTGTTTACGATTAAATCCTTTTTTCCACGTCTGAAACGCATGTTCGTTTGAAAAAAAACATTCGGTGTCCCAtataacacattttttttttgaaataaaagctGAATTACAAACTAGCACCCAGGGGCATATCTGCTTTCAAATAAGCAGCTGCACAATCAGGTATAGCCGAAGTCCACACTCCAGTAACATGGTACAAACGGCTCCAATTAGCTAAACAGTGAGCTACAGTATTACACTTCCTACgagaaaaattaaaagaaagatTATAGAATCTTTTGCTAGCTAGGATACAATCATCAATCACAATACCCCAATCCGTATTTATGCGAGTCTTCCCCTTCAAAGCTTTAATCACCGATTGACTATCCGAAGCAATGTAGATGGTCTGCATTAATCTTGTTTCAACGAGCTTCAGAGCTAAACGGATTGCTAGAGTTTCTGCCAGTAGCACCGAAAGGCAGCCAGGAATGAAATCTGTAGCAGCAGCAACTAATGCACCCAAATGGTCTCTAATTATCACTCTTAAACAACATCCCGATTGCCCTTCAATGAGAGAAGCGTCTGTGTTAATCATGAATGTTCCCGGGGGAGGAGGAGACCATCTAATCGTGTCTTTTGAAATATTCTGGTGTGAATTAGTTTGAGCAGAAGCCAAGTGTATCTCCATCATCTCCGTGGCCCAAGGAATCCAAATGTCATCTTCAATGTCCTTATTCTGAAAAATACACTTATTCCTTCTGTACCAAATTAGCCAAGTAATACCAATAAAGAATAGAAACTCTTCTT from Cannabis sativa cultivar Pink pepper isolate KNU-18-1 chromosome 2, ASM2916894v1, whole genome shotgun sequence encodes:
- the LOC133034283 gene encoding uncharacterized protein LOC133034283, which codes for MNITCNRCKSQVEDVFHALWNYPKLHKVWKHFGFLHLFPSSLRQAPDFLMVMKGKLSKEEFLFFIGITWLIWYRRNKCIFQNKDIEDDIWIPWATEMMEIHLASAQTNSHQNISKDTIRWSPPPPGTFMINTDASLIEGQSGCCLRVIIRDHLGALVAAATDFIPGCLSVLLAETLAIRLALKLVETRLMQTIYIASDSQSVIKALKGKTRINTDWGIVIDDCILASKRFYNLSFNFSRRKCNTVAHCLANWSRLYHVTGVWTSAIPDCAAAYLKADMPLGASL